In Candidatus Palauibacter soopunensis, a single genomic region encodes these proteins:
- a CDS encoding amidohydrolase family protein has product MASRGVATTALAALAALAAPLAGQSRSGEPPRNPNAEPETTIYEGVSVMDGTGAPLMPDMSIVVRDGRIAALAPTDELSLDAWPEAEVEDARGLYVIPGLIESHTHLATRADRAAAEFELNRLIYGGVTTARDMAGDVRALAELQRAALVGEIPSPDIHYAALVAGESFFVDPRTRSSSMGEVPGRVPWLQIVDDETDLVETIALARGTWATGLKTYASIEGPLLARIAAEARRQGIPVWSHTHVGPALPMDVARAGVTSMSHVCSLASAAIPDEVIEEALAGRRSGMVQVDLDDPRIDAVLEEMKRQGTVLDATLKVGFFRQEMTMARDSAAAPPARRPAAARPDAPGEGPDAPPPDPRRRGVRAACSAEESVGLTRRAHEAGVLIAAGTDAPPAAGSEWPALYDELAYLHERVGMPMADVIRAATRNGALALGLAEDIGTVEEGKYANLVFLEEDPTAGVENVKSIRFTLKRGRRFDRDEFELGTPPRR; this is encoded by the coding sequence ATGGCGTCGAGAGGGGTCGCGACGACGGCGTTGGCGGCGCTCGCCGCGCTGGCCGCGCCTCTCGCGGGCCAGTCGCGGAGCGGGGAACCGCCGCGGAATCCGAACGCGGAGCCCGAGACGACCATCTACGAAGGGGTCTCGGTGATGGACGGCACCGGGGCGCCGCTCATGCCGGACATGTCGATCGTCGTCCGCGATGGACGGATCGCGGCGCTCGCGCCGACGGATGAACTGTCCCTCGACGCCTGGCCCGAGGCCGAGGTCGAGGATGCGCGGGGGCTGTACGTCATCCCCGGACTGATCGAGAGCCACACGCACCTCGCCACGCGCGCGGACCGGGCCGCGGCCGAGTTCGAACTCAACCGCTTGATCTACGGCGGCGTGACGACGGCCCGGGACATGGCAGGCGACGTGCGCGCGCTCGCGGAACTCCAGCGGGCGGCGCTGGTCGGCGAGATCCCGTCGCCCGACATCCACTACGCGGCGCTGGTCGCGGGCGAGTCCTTCTTCGTCGATCCGCGCACGCGGTCTTCGTCGATGGGTGAAGTGCCCGGCCGCGTCCCCTGGCTGCAGATCGTCGATGACGAGACGGATCTGGTGGAAACGATCGCGCTGGCCCGGGGCACGTGGGCGACGGGACTGAAGACCTATGCCTCGATCGAAGGCCCCCTCCTGGCGCGGATCGCGGCGGAGGCCCGGCGCCAGGGGATCCCCGTCTGGTCCCACACCCACGTCGGCCCGGCCCTTCCGATGGATGTCGCGAGGGCGGGGGTCACGTCGATGTCCCACGTGTGCAGTCTGGCGAGCGCCGCGATCCCCGACGAAGTGATCGAGGAGGCGCTGGCCGGACGCCGCTCCGGCATGGTCCAGGTGGACCTGGACGATCCGCGCATCGATGCGGTCCTCGAGGAGATGAAACGCCAGGGCACGGTGCTGGACGCGACGCTCAAGGTCGGCTTTTTTCGCCAGGAGATGACGATGGCTCGGGACAGCGCCGCCGCGCCTCCCGCCCGGAGGCCCGCTGCCGCGAGGCCCGACGCCCCGGGGGAAGGGCCGGACGCCCCGCCTCCCGATCCGCGCCGGCGAGGCGTCCGGGCCGCATGCAGCGCCGAGGAAAGCGTCGGCCTCACCCGCCGCGCCCACGAGGCCGGCGTCCTGATCGCGGCGGGCACCGACGCGCCGCCGGCCGCGGGCTCCGAATGGCCCGCCCTCTACGATGAGTTGGCCTACCTCCACGAGCGCGTCGGCATGCCCATGGCCGACGTCATTCGGGCCGCCACGCGCAACGGCGCGCTCGCGCTCGGTCTCGCAGAGGACATCGGGACGGTCGAGGAAGGGAAGTACGCCAACCTCGTCTTCCTGGAAGAGGATCCCACGGCAGGCGTCGAAAACGTCAAGTCCATACGCTTCACACTCAAGCGCGGCCGCCGCTTCGACCGCGACGAATTCGAACTCGGAACCCCGCCCCGCCGATGA